The Cyclobacteriaceae bacterium genome includes a region encoding these proteins:
- a CDS encoding 3-hydroxybutyryl-CoA dehydrogenase translates to MNTIRTVGIVGAGTMGLGIAQVCAMAGFNTILFDVQQDQVKNAFRVIEKNISYLVEKGKLNENRKTDILSRVVAAPSLSDLKADMIIEAAVERLDIKQQLFLDLEKINRGEAILATNTSSISVTEIAQKLSNPSRCIGYHFFNPADRMKLVEIISGKETDPALVQVLKEFSLLIQKIAVLAKDSPGFIVNRVARHFYVESLKLLEENVCSVNGIDELLRSAGFKMGPFELMDLIGVDTNLAVTTSVYNGFHQAAKFKPSPIQQQLVKEGHFGRKTGKGFYNY, encoded by the coding sequence ATGAATACGATTCGCACCGTGGGAATAGTGGGTGCGGGCACAATGGGGCTTGGCATAGCACAAGTATGTGCCATGGCAGGTTTCAATACGATCCTGTTTGATGTACAGCAGGACCAAGTTAAGAATGCCTTTAGAGTCATTGAAAAAAACATTTCCTATTTAGTTGAGAAAGGAAAGTTGAATGAAAATCGAAAGACTGACATTCTTTCAAGGGTAGTTGCTGCACCATCTTTATCAGATTTGAAAGCTGATATGATCATTGAAGCGGCTGTTGAAAGGCTTGACATTAAACAGCAACTATTTTTAGATCTTGAAAAGATAAACAGAGGAGAGGCAATCCTCGCTACGAATACTTCTTCGATCTCCGTCACGGAAATTGCTCAGAAACTGAGCAATCCTTCTCGTTGTATTGGCTATCATTTTTTTAATCCTGCCGACAGGATGAAATTAGTAGAGATTATTTCAGGAAAAGAAACGGACCCTGCATTAGTCCAGGTTTTGAAAGAATTTTCCCTCCTCATTCAAAAAATAGCGGTATTGGCGAAAGATTCTCCAGGATTTATCGTTAATCGTGTAGCGCGGCATTTTTATGTTGAATCACTGAAATTACTGGAGGAAAATGTTTGCTCAGTGAATGGTATCGATGAGCTTTTACGATCTGCAGGATTTAAAATGGGACCTTTTGAGCTAATGGATTTGATAGGGGTTGACACCAATCTTGCTGTTACAACATCAGTGTACAACGGATTTCATCAGGCTGCTAAATTTAAACCTAGTCCAATTCAGCAGCAGTTGGTAAAGGAAGGTCATTTTGGAAGAAAGACAGGTAAGGGCTTTTATAATTATTGA